A single region of the Cyclopterus lumpus isolate fCycLum1 chromosome 16, fCycLum1.pri, whole genome shotgun sequence genome encodes:
- the rcc1 gene encoding regulator of chromosome condensation, whose protein sequence is MPAKKSATKRKSEPIVEDNKSPKKVKVSHRSHGKDAGQVLVLGQGDVGQLGLGETIIQRKKPALVSLPEKMIQVFAGGMHTVCVSETGNVYTFGCNDEGALGRDTTEEGSEMVPGKVTLAEKVVQVSAGDSHTAALTDDGTVYIWGSFRDNNGIIGLLEPMIKCTSPVKVPMTEPVVKIASGNDHLVLVTLKGNLYTSGTAEQGQLGRVPEHFSDRGGRKGLGRLLVPQIVKVKGKVHFIDAFCGAYVTFAVSKEGPVYGFGLSNYHQLGTKNTEMCFVPVKLACFKNSTTYWVDFSGGQHHTLCLDAEGQVYSLGRAEYGRLGLGEGAEEKNEPTPVTGMEPVSALTCGESVSYAVTREGSVYAWGFGTNLQLGTGEEDDEWSPTKMTGKQLENRIVLMVSSGGQHTVLLVKDKQES, encoded by the exons ATGCCTGCTAAAAAGTCTGCCACCAAGAGGAAGTCTGAGCCTATTGTTGAAGATAATAAATCCCCCAAGAAAGTGAAAG TTTCCCACAGGAGTCATGGCAAGGACGCAGGTCAGGTTCTTGTTCTTGGTCAGGGGGATGTTGGACAGTTGGGCCTAGGCGAGACCATCATTCAGAGGAAAAAGCCAGCCCTTGTGTCCCTGCCAGAGAAAATGATACAAGTGTTTGCGGGAGGCATGCACACGGTGTGTGTCAGCGAGACTGGCAAT GTTTACACTTTTGGCTGTAATGACGAAGGTGCCCTTGGTCGGGACACAACGGAGGAGGGGTCTGAGATGGTTCCAGGAAAGGTGACGTTGGCAGAGAAGGTGGTCCAGGTGTCGGCAGGGGACAGCCACACAGCTGCACTCACAGACGATGGCACAGTGTACATATGGGGCTCCTTCAGG GATAACAATGGTATTATTGGTCTTCTGGAGCCCATGATAAAGTGCACCAGTCCAGTCAAAGTCCCCATGACGGAACCTGTTGTGAAAATTGCATCAG GTAACGACCACCTTGTACTGGTTACACTGAAGGGAAATCTGTACACGTCGGGTACTGCAGAGCAGGGGCAGCTGGGCAGAGTTCCTGAGCATTTTTCAGACCGAGGAGGCAGGAAAGGCCTCG GCCGGTTGCTGGTTCCACAGATAGTAAAGGTCAAAGGGAAAGTTCACTTCATAGATGCCTTCTGTGGGGCGTACGTCACCTTTGCTGTGTCAAAAGAGGGGCCCGTTTATGGATTTGGTCTCTCCAACTATCACCAGCTGG gcaCTAAAAACACCGAGATGTGTTTTGTCCCAGTAAAACTGGCATGCTTCAAAAACTCCACCACCTACTGGGTGGATTTCTCTGGAGGACAACATCACACACTCTGCCTTGATGCTGAAG GACAGGTTTACAGCCTGGGCAGAGCAGAATATGGTCGTCTTGGTCTGGGCGAAGGGGCAGAAGAAAAGAATGAGCCCACGCCAGTGACTGGGATGGAGCCAGTCAGTGCGTTAACATGTGGGGAGTCTGTCAGCTACGCCGTCACCAGAGAAG GGTCGGTGTATGCCTGGGGCTTTGGCACCAACTTGCAGCTCGgcacaggagaggaggacgacgagTGGAGCCCTACGAAGATGACCGGC